GGAATATCGGCGGTTCCTCCCCCTGGGAGGCCGTGGTCGGCTACTCACGCGCCGTGCGGGCGGGGAACGTGATCCACGTCGCGGGCACGACGGCCACCGTGAACGGCGAGGTCGTGGCCATGGGGGACGCCTACGGGCAGACGCGCGTGATTCTGGAAATCGTCCGGCAGGCTCTGGAAGCGGCGGGCGCGGGCCTGGAACACGTCGTCCTCACGCGGATGTACGTGA
This window of the Deinococcus sp. YIM 134068 genome carries:
- a CDS encoding RidA family protein is translated as MRRNIGGSSPWEAVVGYSRAVRAGNVIHVAGTTATVNGEVVAMGDAYGQTRVILEIVRQALEAAGAGLEHVVLTRMYVTDISRWEAVGRAHGEVFAHIRPVSSMVQVAALIDPRHLVEIEAEAVVPEGT